In a single window of the Nodularia spumigena CCY9414 genome:
- a CDS encoding type IV pilus twitching motility protein PilT, producing the protein MEMMIEDLMEQMIEMGGSDMHLSAGLPPYFRISGKLTPIGDQVLSADQCQRLIFSMLNNTQRKTLEQTWELDCSYGVKGLARFRVNVYKERGAYAACLRALSSKIPNFEKLGLPDIVREMSDKPRGLILVTGPTGSGKTTTLAAMIDLINRTKAEHILTVEDPIEFVYEPIKSLVHQRQLNEDTKSFSNALRAALREDPDIILVGEMRDLETISLAISAAETGHLVFGTLHTSSAAQTVDRIIDVFPHEKQTQVRVQLSNSLVAIFSQTLVSKKNPKPGEFGRVMAQEILVVTPAISNLIREGKTSQIYSTIQTGGKLGMQTLEKVLADLYKAGTISFEAAMSKTSKPDEVQRLIGTSAPPAGARPGAGAAKGR; encoded by the coding sequence ATGGAAATGATGATTGAAGACTTGATGGAACAGATGATTGAAATGGGTGGCTCGGATATGCATTTATCCGCAGGTTTACCTCCCTACTTTCGTATTAGTGGCAAATTGACTCCCATCGGAGACCAAGTATTGAGTGCAGACCAATGCCAAAGGCTAATTTTTAGTATGCTCAATAATACCCAGCGTAAAACTTTAGAACAAACTTGGGAGTTGGATTGTTCCTATGGTGTCAAGGGTTTAGCTCGTTTTCGGGTAAATGTCTATAAAGAACGTGGTGCTTATGCGGCTTGTTTACGGGCGCTGAGTTCCAAAATTCCTAACTTTGAAAAATTAGGTCTGCCAGATATAGTGCGGGAAATGTCCGATAAGCCCAGAGGATTAATTCTGGTGACAGGTCCCACAGGTTCGGGAAAAACAACCACCCTAGCGGCAATGATTGACTTAATTAACCGCACCAAAGCAGAACATATTCTCACGGTGGAAGATCCGATTGAATTTGTTTATGAACCGATTAAAAGCCTAGTCCACCAACGACAACTCAATGAAGATACCAAGAGTTTTTCTAATGCTTTGAGAGCTGCATTACGGGAAGATCCAGATATTATTCTGGTGGGGGAAATGCGGGATTTAGAAACGATTTCTTTGGCTATTTCGGCGGCAGAAACAGGACACTTGGTATTTGGGACTTTGCACACGAGTTCGGCGGCACAGACTGTTGACCGGATTATTGACGTGTTTCCCCATGAGAAACAAACTCAAGTGCGGGTGCAGTTATCTAACTCTTTAGTAGCCATATTTAGCCAAACTTTAGTCAGCAAGAAAAACCCTAAACCTGGTGAATTTGGACGGGTGATGGCTCAAGAAATTCTTGTTGTTACGCCTGCTATTTCTAACTTAATTCGGGAAGGTAAAACATCGCAAATTTACTCGACTATCCAGACGGGCGGTAAATTGGGGATGCAAACTTTAGAAAAGGTTTTAGCTGATTTGTACAAAGCTGGAACTATTTCTTTTGAAGCCGCAATGTCTAAAACTTCCAAGCCTGATGAAGTTCAACGTCTCATCGGTACTTCTGCACCACCAGCAGGAGCAAGACCTGGTGCTGGCGCTGCGAAAGGGCGTTAA
- a CDS encoding type II secretion system F family protein, giving the protein MPNYVARIRDSQGQSRNEKIVADSLSEARTNLRQQGFVVQDLKPSQNFSFDFQKFQMSMVKVTVKDKAVFSRQFAVLMNAGVAIVRSLGVLGEQCSNPRLKQALLEISNDVQTGMNLSESMQKHPECFDGLYVSMVQAGEIGGVLDDVLNRLAKLLEDVARLQNQIKSALSYPVVVGILATTIFVAMTVFLIPIFANIFADIGVELPALTQFLMLCSKILRSWWSLAIVGSFIVLRIVYQQYYKTPVGRLTIDRLSLKLPLFGDLIQKSSVARFSRTFGALTRSGVPILTCLEIVRDTSGNQVIANAIDAARLDIQQGGVISLALQKDNVFPIMAIQMMSIGEETGELDSMLMKVADFYEDEVEQAVKALTSVLEPVMIVVLGGMVGTILLAMYLPMFKVFETLG; this is encoded by the coding sequence ATGCCAAATTATGTAGCGCGTATTCGGGATTCTCAAGGACAATCCCGAAATGAAAAAATCGTTGCCGATTCCTTGTCAGAAGCCCGCACTAATCTTAGACAGCAAGGTTTTGTTGTCCAAGATTTAAAGCCGTCTCAGAATTTCAGCTTTGATTTCCAGAAATTTCAGATGTCAATGGTGAAAGTAACCGTTAAAGATAAAGCGGTCTTTTCCCGTCAATTTGCTGTTTTGATGAATGCAGGTGTCGCCATTGTCAGAAGTTTAGGGGTGCTGGGTGAACAGTGTAGCAATCCTAGATTAAAGCAAGCACTGCTGGAAATCAGTAATGATGTGCAAACTGGGATGAATCTTTCCGAGTCGATGCAGAAACATCCTGAGTGCTTTGATGGTTTGTATGTCAGTATGGTTCAAGCCGGTGAAATTGGCGGTGTTTTGGATGATGTGCTGAATCGTTTGGCTAAGTTGTTAGAGGATGTGGCTCGATTACAAAACCAAATTAAATCAGCGTTGTCTTATCCAGTGGTTGTGGGTATTTTAGCAACCACTATCTTTGTGGCTATGACTGTTTTTCTAATTCCCATTTTTGCGAATATTTTTGCAGATATAGGGGTGGAATTACCAGCCCTTACTCAATTTCTGATGCTGTGTAGTAAAATCTTGAGAAGTTGGTGGTCTTTAGCTATTGTTGGTAGTTTCATCGTATTGCGGATTGTTTATCAGCAATACTACAAAACACCTGTTGGTCGTCTCACTATTGACCGCCTTTCTCTGAAACTACCTTTGTTTGGTGACTTGATCCAAAAATCATCAGTTGCACGCTTTAGTCGGACTTTTGGCGCTCTGACTCGTTCAGGTGTACCAATTCTGACTTGCTTGGAAATTGTCCGGGATACATCAGGAAACCAAGTAATTGCTAATGCTATTGATGCAGCCCGTTTAGATATTCAACAAGGGGGTGTGATTAGCTTGGCTTTACAAAAAGATAACGTATTTCCGATTATGGCAATTCAAATGATGAGTATTGGTGAAGAAACTGGTGAATTAGATTCGATGTTGATGAAAGTTGCAGATTTCTATGAAGATGAGGTGGAACAAGCCGTTAAAGCACTAACCAGTGTTTTAGAACCAGTGATGATTGTGGTTTTGGGGGGTATGGTGGGGACAATTTTGCTAGCGATGTATTTGCCGATGTTTAAAGTGTTTGAAACCTTGGGGTAA
- the bioU gene encoding (S)-8-amino-7-oxononanoate synthase BioU, producing MNTQPTNQPIRVGVLGFGGLGQAAAKLLSSKWEMILVAAADQKGYAYSTEGLNTQECIKTYQSQGSVGYLEPVGRLSNNSIQDLIATTQPVDGYFLALPNLPNDFIPSVAQEFIKSGWRGVLVDAIKRTSAVEQLLAMKDELQAAGITYMSGCGATPGLLTAAAALAAQSYAEIHKVEITFGVGIANWEAYRATVREDIGHMPGYSVETARAMTDAEVEALLDKTNGVLTLENMEHADDVMLEFAGICSRDRVTVGGVVDTRNAKKPLSTNVKVTGRTFEGKISTHTFTLGDETSMAANVCGPAFGYLKAGRQLHQRGIYGIFTAAEIMPQFVK from the coding sequence ATGAATACACAACCAACAAACCAACCTATCCGCGTCGGAGTCCTGGGTTTCGGTGGACTGGGACAAGCAGCCGCTAAACTCCTCTCCAGCAAATGGGAAATGATCTTAGTCGCAGCCGCAGACCAAAAAGGCTACGCTTACTCTACAGAAGGTTTAAATACTCAAGAATGCATTAAAACCTACCAAAGTCAAGGTTCTGTCGGTTATTTAGAACCAGTTGGCAGATTAAGCAATAACAGCATTCAAGATTTAATCGCTACCACTCAGCCTGTAGATGGGTATTTCCTCGCATTACCCAACCTCCCCAATGATTTTATTCCCTCCGTCGCCCAAGAATTTATCAAATCCGGTTGGCGCGGTGTGCTAGTAGATGCGATTAAACGCACCAGTGCAGTAGAACAACTTTTGGCGATGAAAGACGAACTGCAAGCCGCCGGAATTACCTATATGTCTGGATGTGGTGCGACACCTGGACTATTAACAGCCGCCGCAGCTTTAGCCGCCCAAAGCTACGCGGAAATTCACAAGGTAGAAATTACCTTTGGTGTGGGTATTGCTAATTGGGAAGCTTACCGCGCCACTGTTCGGGAAGATATTGGACATATGCCCGGTTATAGTGTAGAAACTGCTAGGGCGATGACTGATGCAGAAGTTGAAGCCCTTCTAGATAAAACCAATGGCGTGCTGACTTTAGAAAATATGGAACACGCTGATGATGTGATGTTAGAATTTGCGGGAATTTGTTCACGCGATCGCGTTACAGTTGGTGGAGTAGTCGATACCCGCAATGCCAAAAAACCCCTCAGCACCAACGTTAAAGTCACAGGACGCACCTTTGAAGGTAAAATTTCCACCCATACCTTTACATTAGGAGATGAAACCAGCATGGCAGCCAATGTTTGCGGCCCCGCCTTTGGCTATCTCAAAGCTGGTAGACAATTACACCAGCGCGGTATTTATGGCATCTTCACTGCTGCGGAAATTATGCCTCAATTTGTGAAATAA
- a CDS encoding XisH family protein, with protein MPARDIYHSTVKNALIKDGWKIVYDPLRIRLARGKNLFVDLGAERLLAAERETEKIAIEVKSFTRPSDMKDLEDAVGQFVLYEHLLARYYPEYKLFLAVSESTCKTVFEEEAGQTLIEDGVIRLFSFDTEQEVIVRWIP; from the coding sequence ATGCCAGCTAGAGACATTTATCACAGCACCGTAAAAAATGCACTCATCAAAGATGGCTGGAAAATTGTCTATGACCCTTTACGAATTCGTTTAGCGAGAGGGAAAAATCTATTTGTTGATTTAGGTGCAGAAAGATTACTAGCAGCAGAGCGAGAAACGGAAAAAATAGCTATTGAGGTGAAAAGTTTTACTCGTCCCTCGGATATGAAAGACCTAGAAGATGCTGTTGGTCAATTTGTTTTATATGAGCATTTATTGGCGCGTTATTATCCTGAATATAAATTATTTTTAGCTGTGAGTGAAAGCACTTGTAAAACCGTTTTTGAAGAAGAAGCTGGTCAAACTTTAATTGAAGATGGTGTTATTCGTTTATTTAGCTTCGATACTGAACAGGAGGTAATTGTGAGATGGATTCCTTAA
- a CDS encoding XisI protein, whose translation MDSLTNQYRQIITKILEDYADFLGNDEEVQVELVLDEKNDRYLLVESGWKNGYRIYGTLLHIDLIDHKVWIQHDGTEEGIANDLVAAGIPKAHIILGFKSPDIRKYTEFAAS comes from the coding sequence ATGGATTCCTTAACTAATCAATATCGTCAGATAATTACAAAGATTCTCGAAGATTATGCTGATTTTCTTGGTAATGATGAAGAAGTTCAAGTTGAACTGGTGTTAGATGAAAAAAATGATCGTTATTTATTAGTTGAGTCAGGCTGGAAAAATGGTTATCGTATTTATGGAACTTTATTACATATTGATTTAATTGACCATAAAGTTTGGATTCAACATGATGGCACAGAAGAGGGAATTGCTAATGATTTGGTTGCTGCGGGAATACCAAAAGCACATATTATTTTAGGTTTTAAATCTCCTGATATCAGGAAATATACAGAATTTGCTGCTTCTTGA
- a CDS encoding Fic family protein gives MQWQPIENLPSNWENLASAELPPLVTVWNEQAERLRSSGEFQTFMDRLRREIAIETGIIERLYTLDRGITRLLIEQGINEALIPHGATDRPIKQVISLIQDQEAAIEGLFDFVGGQRTLSTFYIKQLHQLLTQNQDSTEAKTPTGQIIRVDLIRGDWKQQPNNPERPDGLIHEYCPPEQVASEMDNLIQWHHQHRIEKIPPEVEAAWLHHRFTQIHPFQDGNGRVARCIASLVFMQAGWFPLALTRDDRAAYIAASEQADQGNLSNLINLFSKSQKQAFIRSLGLSEQILSETRRAQAVIASIADKIKQNQSATIQDRCQKVEGFATNLFEIASTRLQDIANEIKLSVQNLLSDAQIFTRAAPAGDPKSYYHRFQVVETAKQLGYFANLRPYHSWIQLVIDVESTTTILLSFHVIGHEYRGLLACSACAYHRDNTEEGERNISDIQSLTDSLFQFSYADEESNLTERFKQWLEEVIVTGLEYWNESI, from the coding sequence ATGCAGTGGCAACCAATAGAAAATTTACCATCAAATTGGGAAAATTTGGCAAGTGCTGAGTTACCACCTTTAGTAACTGTTTGGAATGAACAAGCAGAGAGACTCCGTTCCTCTGGAGAATTTCAAACCTTTATGGATAGGTTACGGCGAGAAATTGCTATCGAAACTGGAATTATTGAAAGATTATATACCTTAGATAGAGGAATCACTCGCTTATTAATTGAACAAGGAATTAATGAAGCTCTAATTCCTCATGGAGCCACAGATCGTCCAATTAAGCAAGTTATATCTCTCATCCAAGACCAAGAAGCAGCTATCGAAGGATTGTTTGACTTTGTAGGTGGACAAAGAACTTTATCTACTTTTTACATCAAACAGTTACATCAACTTCTAACTCAAAATCAAGATAGTACAGAAGCTAAAACACCGACAGGACAAATTATTCGTGTTGATCTTATACGAGGTGATTGGAAGCAACAACCTAACAATCCTGAAAGACCTGATGGCTTAATACATGAATATTGTCCTCCAGAACAGGTCGCATCTGAAATGGATAATTTAATTCAATGGCATCATCAACATCGAATAGAAAAAATTCCGCCCGAAGTAGAAGCAGCATGGCTGCATCACCGCTTCACCCAAATTCATCCATTTCAAGATGGTAATGGTCGAGTTGCTCGGTGTATTGCTAGTTTAGTTTTTATGCAAGCTGGATGGTTTCCTTTGGCTCTGACTCGTGATGATAGAGCCGCTTATATCGCGGCTTCAGAGCAAGCAGATCAAGGTAATCTATCAAACTTGATTAATCTATTTAGTAAGAGTCAAAAACAGGCGTTTATTCGCAGTCTTGGTTTATCTGAACAAATTTTGTCAGAAACGCGACGCGCCCAAGCTGTTATCGCTTCTATCGCCGACAAGATTAAGCAAAACCAATCAGCTACCATTCAGGATCGCTGTCAAAAAGTTGAGGGCTTTGCTACTAATTTGTTTGAAATTGCATCTACTCGTTTACAAGATATTGCCAATGAAATTAAGTTATCTGTTCAGAATCTATTAAGTGATGCTCAAATTTTTACCCGTGCTGCTCCCGCCGGTGATCCTAAATCATATTATCATCGTTTCCAAGTGGTAGAAACAGCTAAACAATTAGGCTATTTTGCTAATCTTCGCCCTTATCATAGTTGGATACAATTAGTCATCGATGTAGAATCAACCACAACAATTCTGCTTTCATTTCATGTCATCGGACATGAATATCGTGGGTTACTCGCTTGTTCTGCTTGTGCATACCACAGAGATAATACTGAAGAGGGTGAACGAAATATTAGTGATATCCAATCCTTAACAGATTCTTTATTTCAGTTTTCCTATGCTGATGAAGAAAGCAATCTTACAGAGCGTTTTAAGCAGTGGCTAGAAGAGGTTATTGTAACTGGTTTAGAGTATTGGAATGAGAGTATTTAA
- a CDS encoding DUF2442 domain-containing protein: MGILAVRADERVKNVTFSEETISVDLMDGRTITVPLVWYPKLLNATREQRLKWETCGGGYGIH; the protein is encoded by the coding sequence ATGGGTATTTTGGCAGTTAGGGCGGATGAAAGAGTTAAGAATGTTACTTTTTCTGAAGAAACTATCAGTGTTGATTTAATGGATGGACGCACAATTACAGTACCATTGGTGTGGTATCCCAAGCTGCTTAATGCTACTCGTGAACAGCGATTAAAATGGGAAACCTGCGGCGGTGGTTACGGTATTCATTGA
- a CDS encoding PIN domain-containing protein, which translates to MITLYIETNFFIGFAKNQDKEAEELVSHLASELIGLNKLKIVSPTICCMEALSVLENERQRSNTFKVRMGDEINKLKGDINSEYSKEIKRFLEQAKIKTDARINDINIRLFEVLKWATDNVELINLEQSILIGLTQ; encoded by the coding sequence GTGATTACGCTTTACATTGAGACTAATTTCTTTATTGGTTTTGCTAAAAATCAGGATAAAGAAGCTGAGGAATTAGTCAGTCATCTAGCTTCTGAGTTAATTGGGTTAAATAAACTTAAAATTGTTTCCCCTACAATTTGTTGTATGGAAGCTCTCTCTGTACTAGAAAATGAACGTCAAAGAAGTAATACTTTTAAAGTTCGTATGGGGGATGAAATTAATAAACTAAAAGGAGATATAAATTCTGAATATTCCAAAGAAATTAAGAGATTTCTGGAGCAAGCAAAAATTAAGACTGATGCAAGAATTAATGATATTAACATTCGCCTTTTTGAAGTGTTAAAATGGGCTACGGATAATGTAGAGTTAATAAATTTAGAACAATCTATACTTATAGGACTTACGCAATAA
- a CDS encoding DUF2997 domain-containing protein, with product METLEFIIYPDGRVQETVTGIVGNSCAEVTAAIEAQLGQVLTHQPTSEFFAAQVQQSAVATTQATYSDW from the coding sequence ATGGAGACATTAGAGTTCATCATCTATCCAGACGGTCGAGTACAAGAAACAGTCACTGGCATTGTGGGCAACTCTTGCGCTGAGGTTACAGCAGCAATAGAAGCACAACTGGGACAAGTACTTACTCATCAGCCAACCTCAGAATTCTTCGCCGCACAGGTGCAACAATCAGCTGTAGCAACTACCCAAGCCACATACAGCGATTGGTAA
- a CDS encoding DUF1257 domain-containing protein: protein MSHFSQIKTQIRNLDSLKDALTELGIDWKPGPREVRGYRGQTHPAEVTIEQENGYDIGFRWNGKEYELVADLQYWQQGLSVDGFLRQVTQRYAYQSVVKETARAGFQVTEQEKNQDGSIRLVVQRWSA from the coding sequence ATGTCACACTTTAGCCAAATTAAAACTCAAATCCGTAACCTTGATTCTTTGAAAGATGCTCTAACTGAATTGGGTATAGACTGGAAACCCGGCCCACGCGAAGTCCGAGGCTATCGCGGTCAAACTCATCCTGCGGAAGTCACCATTGAGCAGGAAAATGGCTATGACATCGGTTTTAGATGGAATGGCAAAGAATATGAGTTGGTGGCTGACTTGCAATATTGGCAACAAGGCTTGTCTGTAGATGGGTTCTTACGCCAAGTTACTCAACGCTATGCTTATCAGTCCGTTGTGAAAGAAACTGCTCGCGCAGGCTTTCAAGTGACTGAACAAGAAAAAAATCAAGATGGCTCAATTCGCTTAGTAGTACAACGCTGGAGTGCGTAA
- a CDS encoding ferredoxin produces MADFLPSQSEPEDNQNGLEPELGGFLRDDPERSGLEPELGGIERQKGVYVDEITCIGCLHCAHVARNTFYIEPDYGRSRVIRQDGDGEEIIQEAIDTCPVDCIHWVDYTELKKLEEERKYQAIPIAGYPVEKAVYAAEQRRKKQKLKNQKSH; encoded by the coding sequence ATGGCTGATTTTCTGCCCTCGCAGTCAGAACCAGAAGACAACCAGAACGGTTTAGAACCAGAGTTAGGCGGCTTCTTACGAGATGACCCAGAACGCTCTGGTTTGGAGCCGGAATTGGGTGGTATTGAGCGTCAAAAGGGTGTTTACGTTGATGAAATCACCTGTATTGGCTGCTTACACTGCGCTCATGTGGCACGTAACACCTTCTACATTGAACCAGATTATGGGCGATCGCGCGTAATTCGCCAAGATGGTGACGGCGAGGAAATCATCCAGGAAGCAATTGATACTTGTCCTGTCGATTGCATCCATTGGGTTGATTACACCGAACTGAAAAAGTTAGAAGAAGAACGCAAATATCAGGCTATACCGATTGCAGGCTATCCAGTGGAAAAGGCTGTATATGCTGCTGAACAGCGACGTAAAAAGCAAAAGTTAAAAAACCAAAAATCCCATTAA
- a CDS encoding DUF4335 domain-containing protein, translated as MPPLNSVIRRYTPPTCTLEILAQSSPLSHWMGKTVIKQLTFELHFDDPQLPEEGRITIRGDRDQLEILCDVVTSYVQEFLQQPPDNFWTNLSEPEDSSKVSQDSEFIDFQQTSLPSAKTFKSFTSQTSQSKIYLEPGNYLTHNLFIGSLANQTSGSVIPLSLLQLFDLATALDEYSADVMALPNLNQNHKVLRLPAWAPIAAVMVLGVGLLPATWHFANNNKQNQLEIATTSQPEEVKTALEPSPSLEPPTSPPAFTPPDDLQPPQPFDSNSQLPTASFPQQPQTAPNSSLFPNSSSSLPSAQDPLLIFESKIPNIESNRRSSASTIIPQQEIAVQPNSIGSITQIESGLTQRRTLPPRLSADRETLPSISSVPLTVSTNPNNNLRQTSSPSDSLLNRQQIEKTINSSVNVASEANNNDSFVARSTSQPINPTPEDFTTRRTLFDTPQVAEAREIFTKRWQPATGFTQTLEYSLIVSIDGTIERIYPLNQAARTFIDSAGMPEIGQPFVSANKNGENVRIRVVLSPDGKVQTFPENE; from the coding sequence ATGCCACCATTAAATTCTGTCATTAGACGCTACACACCCCCGACTTGTACCTTAGAAATTTTGGCGCAAAGTTCACCTTTATCCCATTGGATGGGAAAAACGGTGATTAAGCAGCTAACTTTTGAATTACATTTTGATGATCCGCAACTACCAGAAGAAGGTAGAATCACAATTCGGGGCGATCGCGACCAACTAGAAATTTTGTGTGATGTTGTCACCAGCTATGTGCAAGAATTTCTCCAGCAACCCCCAGATAACTTTTGGACCAATCTTTCGGAACCAGAGGATTCTAGTAAAGTATCCCAGGATTCAGAATTCATAGATTTTCAGCAAACTTCACTACCCAGCGCTAAAACCTTCAAATCTTTTACCTCCCAAACATCACAGAGCAAAATCTACTTAGAACCAGGCAATTATTTAACTCATAATTTGTTTATCGGTTCCCTAGCTAACCAAACATCTGGTTCTGTGATTCCACTGAGTCTGCTGCAACTATTCGATTTAGCAACTGCTTTAGACGAATACTCGGCTGATGTCATGGCCTTACCAAATCTGAATCAAAATCATAAAGTTCTGCGATTACCTGCTTGGGCCCCTATTGCCGCCGTCATGGTCTTAGGTGTAGGGTTACTACCAGCGACTTGGCATTTTGCCAACAACAACAAACAAAATCAACTAGAAATAGCCACAACATCGCAGCCAGAAGAGGTGAAAACGGCCTTAGAACCCTCACCCTCTCTCGAACCTCCCACATCGCCACCCGCATTTACACCGCCGGATGATTTGCAACCGCCACAACCTTTTGACTCGAACTCTCAACTTCCCACTGCTAGTTTCCCTCAACAGCCCCAGACAGCACCTAATTCTAGCCTCTTTCCTAATTCCTCTTCATCTCTACCATCAGCACAAGATCCACTGTTGATATTTGAGTCCAAGATTCCAAATATAGAAAGTAATAGGCGAAGTTCAGCCTCGACAATCATTCCTCAACAGGAAATTGCTGTTCAGCCAAATTCTATCGGCTCAATTACTCAGATTGAAAGTGGGCTAACCCAAAGGCGGACTTTACCACCCCGCCTATCTGCTGACAGAGAAACATTACCCAGTATCTCATCAGTTCCTTTAACTGTGTCTACCAATCCCAACAACAATCTTAGGCAGACTTCTTCCCCCTCTGACTCACTACTCAACCGACAGCAAATTGAAAAAACAATCAATTCTTCTGTAAATGTGGCTAGTGAGGCAAATAATAATGATTCATTCGTTGCTAGATCAACGAGTCAACCGATAAATCCCACACCTGAAGACTTTACCACTCGTCGCACCTTGTTTGACACACCTCAAGTCGCAGAAGCGAGAGAAATCTTCACAAAGCGCTGGCAGCCAGCTACTGGATTCACTCAAACATTAGAATATAGTTTAATAGTGAGTATTGATGGTACAATAGAAAGAATTTATCCCCTAAATCAGGCTGCGAGAACATTCATCGACAGTGCTGGGATGCCTGAAATTGGTCAACCCTTTGTTTCTGCCAATAAAAATGGAGAAAATGTCAGAATTCGAGTGGTTCTCAGTCCTGACGGCAAAGTTCAGACATTTCCCGAAAATGAATAA
- a CDS encoding DUF3038 domain-containing protein, whose product MLKVMHSAADSATPNPQWADLIKLPAPNTVQWDNIKTQLDLVLLALETLTGIGSEAMLSAAINLNLESRVPDRVALWRLRQSNPLRKGQGGRKKLDVEEARSLVLIICYLAKQHQELIRRAVGLLEKMAENKREPHQAALLGDYIDAFCNTYQERMEEDDQITTDLLTHLALKLLVDLLFYSAPGGHRRLWLALIDSSAKF is encoded by the coding sequence ATGCTAAAAGTTATGCACTCGGCCGCCGATTCAGCCACACCCAATCCCCAGTGGGCGGATTTAATTAAACTTCCCGCCCCAAACACAGTGCAATGGGACAACATCAAAACCCAGTTAGACTTGGTGCTGTTGGCGCTAGAAACCTTAACTGGGATTGGTTCCGAGGCCATGCTGTCTGCGGCCATTAATCTGAATTTAGAGTCAAGAGTGCCAGACCGGGTAGCTTTATGGCGATTGCGTCAGTCTAATCCCTTACGCAAAGGTCAAGGTGGGCGGAAAAAGCTAGATGTCGAAGAAGCGCGATCGCTTGTTCTGATTATCTGCTACCTCGCCAAACAGCACCAAGAATTGATTCGCCGTGCTGTTGGTCTGTTGGAAAAAATGGCGGAAAACAAGCGGGAACCTCATCAGGCTGCCTTACTTGGAGATTATATCGATGCTTTCTGCAATACCTACCAAGAACGGATGGAAGAAGACGACCAAATAACCACGGATCTACTTACCCACTTGGCACTAAAACTGCTTGTAGATTTACTGTTTTACAGTGCGCCTGGTGGACACCGCCGCCTCTGGCTAGCACTCATAGATAGTTCTGCCAAATTTTAG